A segment of the Planifilum fimeticola genome:
CTCTCATGGGAATGCCGCCGGACTGAGCCGTCCGGATCTGTGGCAGGTAGATGACGAATTCGGCGGAAAGCTCCGGCTGGCTTCTCAGTTCCACCGTCACCGATTGCCCCGCCTTGAGGGTAACATCCTTGTCAGGCTTGACATGTTCGATCGTCGGGGGCGTGAACTTGGCGTAAACCGTAATCTCTTTCTCTCGGATGTTTCCCGCCTTGTCCTGAGCAACGACTTTGATTCGGTTTTCGCCGCTGTCCAGTGCCAGTCGATGGGAGTAGGATCCGTCTTCCTTCACAACCGCTTTGACGCCGTTCATCGTTACCCGGTCGAGATGTTCGTCGATCGCTCTGCCTTCCACGGTGACCGCCTCGCGGTTTGTTTTCAGTCCATCCGCCGGATCGTCGATGGTGAGAGTCGGCTTCTCCTGATCCAGGATCACCTTCACCGGTTCGGAAAGATCTGTCTTTCCTCGATCCGTTACCGCGGCGGCAGTAAGTACATTTACACCTTTTTTAAGCGTGAGCTTCGCCTGGAACGTACCCGTATCCGTTGTTCGGACAGCGGCCGCCTCTTCCCCGCCGTTATAGAGATGGATATCGACGGACGGAGCCGACCTTCCCTCAATCGTCACTTCGGATTGGTTGGTAAAGGTGCCGTCCGCAGGTGACGTGATCGTCGGCACGGGAACTTCGTATTCCACCCGGGCACGGATCATGTAGTTTCCTTCCGATGCGGGCGTCGGTGACCAGGTGCCGCTGATATACTGCCAGCTGCGTCCGGCGTTGGGGCTGCTTTCATCGGTGGCCAGACCGGGGGAATTGGGGTAAGGATCGGTCTGCAAAAAGACCATGTAGAAGTCGCCTTCCACCATGATCCCTTTGTCGCTCAAATCGACCGTTGTCCAGGTGCCGTCGCGGGCCGCGTCGGCCTCAAAGGGCCCGGCGATCCTTTTCCCCGGCGCTCCGTCTTCTCCGCTGTCATCGTAGACGGCCACCTGAAAACGGGTTCCCCCCGGAACCGGCCATTCCGTATCCCAGAATCGGAACAGACCGGCAGTGACCATGGCTCGCTCCTGCCCCTCCTCCAGCGACATTTTCACCGCCCAGCCGTTTCCGGCATCGTAGAAGGAGCGGGCGTTTTCGGGGGTTCCGTCGTCATATCCGATTTCGTTCGGATACCCGATAAAGGGCTTGAGAGCGATATCCTGCTCCGTCACCTGATCGCCGGAAATCGTGATCTTCGTCTCATTGCTGTAATAGTACGGAGCGAGGGTTTTCAGCGTGTACGTCCCTTCATAGGCGGTGATGGAGTAGCTGCCGTTTTCATCGGTCGTCACCGGGATGATCGCCGCATCTTCCACCAACAGCAAGGTGGCGCCGGCAATCGGTTTTCCGGTGGCTTGGTTGGTGACGGTCCCGCGGACCACACCTTGGGGAATCGGTTGCAAGGTGAAGTTGGCTTCGGTCGCCTCGCCGGATGTGATTTCCACCCGCTGATCCACCGAGCGGAATCCGTACGTCTCCGCCCGGAGAGTGTATGAGCCGGCTGCATGTCGCATCGCATAGCTTCCGTCTGCCGGGTGGGTCGTCACCGATCGGCCCGTTTCGAGCACGCTCACCTTTGCCTCAAGGGGCAAGGATTGGGGGGAGACCGTGTAGGATTTGTCTTTTGCGGCAATGGGATGCTGAATGTTGACGCGCTTGCCCGGTTTGATCGCATCCGGATCAATCGGAGCACCCTTTTTGTCGGACGCTTTGGCGTTCGTCTGCGGAGCCTGCTGTTTCACGGGCGGATCGTCGAGGGGGGTGTCGCTCAGGCGGACGTCATCGATGTACCATCCGGGTCTGACCACACTGTAGTCCGTTGTGACATTAAAACCGATGTAGATGCGCTGCCCTGCATAATCGGACAGATCCACCTCTCCGTCGATCCAGCCGTCCGAGAGATCGGTAAACCTCGATAGCTGCGTCCAGTTCTCCTGGTCCGTCGATACGAAGACATGGCCGTAATCCCAGTTTTGCTCCAGGTTGTACCATTGTTTGAACTGCAGGTAGGCATTTCCTTTCGGCAGTTCGATCGGCGGCGTCACCAGCGTCATGTTGGCGTTGCTGGCATAGTCGCCGTCCAGGTTGGTACCGTATACTCTCTCGCCCGAGTAGGCTTGCCCGGGACCCGAGCTGGGTTTGCCCCACTGCCAGGAGTCGTTTTGACCAAAGGAATACCAGCCGACGGGCGTCGATTCGAAATCCTGGAAATAGCCGATGGTGATCCCCGACTTCACATTTACCTCATAGACATCCGACATCACATCGTTCCCGCCGTAATCGACAATACGCCACTTGTATTGAAGCTTCGGCTTTTTGATCCCATCGGCTGGAACGGTAGCCTCATAGGTTCCTTCCCGATAATCTCCATGCACGCGCTTTGCTTCCACGGAAGTCCAATCACCCGCGTCATCGGAGCGGTACTGCAATTCCACCTTGAGAATGCTGATGTTGTCCTGCGCGTCCACCCTGAGCGGAAGATCCATGTCCGTGTAAGTTTCTGCGGGGGCCTCGTGCCGGTATTGCGGAGGTTCGTCGTCTTCCCCTTCCCGCACCACATGTCCGCGAACCTCCCCGATTCCCGTCCGCACGGACGAAATTGCGTCAAATACATTGAGCAGCCCGTGTCCGTAGCCGTTGTTGGGCGAATCGGGGTACTGGCTGTCGGTGAGAGGGATTGCCGTTTCAATGAGAATGCGCTCCATGTCGTCGACGCTGAGGGAAGCATCCGCCTGTCTGAGAAGGGCGATCGCTCCCGAGACATGGGGGCCGGCCATGGAAGTGCCGTTGTACCCGGCATACCCCCCTCCCGGCACGGCAGAACGGATTCCGGCGCCCGGAGCGACCAGCTCCGGCTTGATTTCCCCGTACGGGGAGGGTCCGCGCGACGAAAAGGAGGCAATGCCGTTGTTGATATCGGTTGCGCCGGTGGCGAAGGATTCGGGAAAATTGGCCGGGCTGGCGACGGTTTCGCTTCCCGGACCGTCATTCCCGGCGGAAAACTCGGGGAAAATGTCGGCCGCCCGCCAGTTTTGCACCATCGGGCGATACCATTCGTCGATGCCCGCTCCGCCGCCCCAGGAATTGTTCACCACGTCGGGGGCTTTTTCCGGATGGGGATTGCCCTCCGCATCTTTGGGGGCCAAAATCCATTCGCCGGCGGCGAGCAGATCCGAATCGCTGGCATTGCCACTGGCGTTAAACGCTTTGACGGCGATCCACTTGGCGCCGGGAGCCACGCCGATCCGGTCGGATCCATCCGGCCCGGAGCCGACCATGGTGCCCATGGTGTGGGTTCCGTGCCCGTTGTCGTCGTAGGGAGATTCTCGCCCGTTTACCGCGTCAAACCAGTTGAATTCGTGATCCGGGGCATCGGGATCGTCGGGGTTGTAACCGCGGTATTTTTCCTTTAACGCGGGATGATCCCACTCGACTCCGGAATCGATGTTGGCCACGACGGTTCCCGAGCCATCAATTCCCAGATTCCAAACGGCGGGAGCGCCCACTCTCTCGATGTTCCATTCGATCGTCGCGGTTTTCGCGTTTGTCGAACCCGCGTCAGCCCGGTGCAATTTGCGGATCTCATCGGGCAACAGCTTGTCCACTTCCGGGAACGAGGCCAACTCTTCCATAACTTCCTTCGTCCCGGTCACCGCCATTGAATTGACAATATAATAGGATCGGAATGTTTTTACTCTTCCCGCCCTTTTTTGTTTTTCCAGGAATGCCTGCACGTTTCGCTGCGTGCCGAACGCGGTGGCCCGAAGTTCCGAGACCACGGCGGAACGCTTCATCAAACGGGTCTCAAAGGGAGTCTTTTTTTGTTTCTTCGCCATTTCGGCGGCTTCAGCTGCCGCCTTCTTCGTGTCTGCCTGTTCCTTGAACTTCACCAAGAACGTGACAAACTCGTTTTCGGCAAATTGGCCTTTCAATTTGCGGTTGATTTTTTCTTCGATTGTTTTTGGGCTGTTTTTGTGTAGGGAGGTATGGGTTTGTTTAGTTTGGGTTGCAAACGAGTTGACCGGCAAAACCAGTAAGGCAATCAACAACAAGAGAAACAACCGACGCGGCAATCGGGATTTTCCCATTTCCGTTCCTCTCTTTCATTTAGATTCCGACAGCGCCGGGGGCGATGAAGCGAACGATCGAACCTCCTCTCTTTGGGTGGCTTCTATTATATTACTATTATACTAATTTTTTCATCCAAAACTAATATGCATTTTGTCTTGTATCCGAAACAGCGAAACACACGGGAAAACCTGCTTTTCCTTCTCCGCCCCCTCGCTTCGAAGACAATGCGTGCCAGGGCTCCAAACGGTCTATCGCACAATTTTTCTTTTCCTGCGCATCAGCCTTTTCTCTCTACTCTATAAAAGCGTATTGATAAATTGGGAGGTGAAATGGGTTGATCGTCAACATCCTCAATAGCGTGTTCAATTTCGTTCAAGGGGTTGTTTCCACGATCTTCGGCTCCGGCGTTCTTCCGCCGCAACCGCCGCTTCCTCCGCCGCCTCAGCTCCGACCCATCGCGCGGGACGATTTCTATACCACCGATGAAGGAACCCCTCTCTCAGTCCCTGCCCCCGGCGTGCTGGCCAACGATTTTGACTTCAGGGGACTTCCCCTCACGGCCATTTTGGTCAGCAATCCGCCCAACGGCACGCTGACATTCAACTCGGATGGCTCCTTTGTCTACACGCCGAATGCCGGCTTCACAGGAACGGATACCTTCACATATCAAGCCAGCAACGGGGTTTCCAGATCCCTGGTGGCTACGGTCACCATTACTGTAAACGCCACGAACCAGCCCCCCGTTGCTAACGATGATTCCTACACGACCGCTGTGGATACTCCCCTCACGGTTCCTGCTCCCGGCGTGCTGACCAACGACACCGATCCGAACGGCGATCCGCTGACGGCCCAGTTGGTCACCGGTCCCACCAACGGCACGCTGGTATTAAATCCCGACGGCTCCTTCACCTACACTCCGAACGCCGGCTTTACCGGCA
Coding sequences within it:
- a CDS encoding S8 family peptidase, with product MGKSRLPRRLFLLLLIALLVLPVNSFATQTKQTHTSLHKNSPKTIEEKINRKLKGQFAENEFVTFLVKFKEQADTKKAAAEAAEMAKKQKKTPFETRLMKRSAVVSELRATAFGTQRNVQAFLEKQKRAGRVKTFRSYYIVNSMAVTGTKEVMEELASFPEVDKLLPDEIRKLHRADAGSTNAKTATIEWNIERVGAPAVWNLGIDGSGTVVANIDSGVEWDHPALKEKYRGYNPDDPDAPDHEFNWFDAVNGRESPYDDNGHGTHTMGTMVGSGPDGSDRIGVAPGAKWIAVKAFNASGNASDSDLLAAGEWILAPKDAEGNPHPEKAPDVVNNSWGGGAGIDEWYRPMVQNWRAADIFPEFSAGNDGPGSETVASPANFPESFATGATDINNGIASFSSRGPSPYGEIKPELVAPGAGIRSAVPGGGYAGYNGTSMAGPHVSGAIALLRQADASLSVDDMERILIETAIPLTDSQYPDSPNNGYGHGLLNVFDAISSVRTGIGEVRGHVVREGEDDEPPQYRHEAPAETYTDMDLPLRVDAQDNISILKVELQYRSDDAGDWTSVEAKRVHGDYREGTYEATVPADGIKKPKLQYKWRIVDYGGNDVMSDVYEVNVKSGITIGYFQDFESTPVGWYSFGQNDSWQWGKPSSGPGQAYSGERVYGTNLDGDYASNANMTLVTPPIELPKGNAYLQFKQWYNLEQNWDYGHVFVSTDQENWTQLSRFTDLSDGWIDGEVDLSDYAGQRIYIGFNVTTDYSVVRPGWYIDDVRLSDTPLDDPPVKQQAPQTNAKASDKKGAPIDPDAIKPGKRVNIQHPIAAKDKSYTVSPQSLPLEAKVSVLETGRSVTTHPADGSYAMRHAAGSYTLRAETYGFRSVDQRVEITSGEATEANFTLQPIPQGVVRGTVTNQATGKPIAGATLLLVEDAAIIPVTTDENGSYSITAYEGTYTLKTLAPYYYSNETKITISGDQVTEQDIALKPFIGYPNEIGYDDGTPENARSFYDAGNGWAVKMSLEEGQERAMVTAGLFRFWDTEWPVPGGTRFQVAVYDDSGEDGAPGKRIAGPFEADAARDGTWTTVDLSDKGIMVEGDFYMVFLQTDPYPNSPGLATDESSPNAGRSWQYISGTWSPTPASEGNYMIRARVEYEVPVPTITSPADGTFTNQSEVTIEGRSAPSVDIHLYNGGEEAAAVRTTDTGTFQAKLTLKKGVNVLTAAAVTDRGKTDLSEPVKVILDQEKPTLTIDDPADGLKTNREAVTVEGRAIDEHLDRVTMNGVKAVVKEDGSYSHRLALDSGENRIKVVAQDKAGNIREKEITVYAKFTPPTIEHVKPDKDVTLKAGQSVTVELRSQPELSAEFVIYLPQIRTAQSGGIPMREVSPGHYVGVWTAPKGKDKIKVNGATIEVRVTDDYGNTASKAAKGKLNIK
- a CDS encoding cadherin-like domain-containing protein, coding for MIVNILNSVFNFVQGVVSTIFGSGVLPPQPPLPPPPQLRPIARDDFYTTDEGTPLSVPAPGVLANDFDFRGLPLTAILVSNPPNGTLTFNSDGSFVYTPNAGFTGTDTFTYQASNGVSRSLVATVTITVNATNQPPVANDDSYTTAVDTPLTVPAPGVLTNDTDPNGDPLTAQLVTGPTNGTLVLNPDGSFTYTPNAGFTGTDSFTYQASDGSALSNVATVTIDVLTP